Genomic DNA from Bacteroidales bacterium:
CGAATCTCTTTTAACTGTTGGAAATGGTTATTTCGGAACGCGTGGAGCCATGGAAGAAGTTTCGGCTGATGAAAAACATTATCCGGGAACTTATATCGCCGGATTGTATAATCGACTAAAATCTCCCGTTGGCGACCGAGAAGTAGAAAATGAAGATTTTGTGAATATTCCCAACTGGACAAGCATCCAATTTAAAATTGATGATGGTGACTGGTGGAATTATAAAACAGCAAAGTTTTCGGAATATACAAAGAAACTTAATCTGAAGACAGGCGTTTTCTCAAAAGAATTAATTGTTGATTTATCTGATGGCAAAAAAATCAAAATAGAATCATCACGATTTGCCAGTATGGATAATCCGCATTTAGGAGCGATTAAATACAGTATCACACCGCTAAACTTTAGTGGAAAAATCACCTTTAGAAGTGGCATCGACGGAGCGATTGAGAATCGCGGAGTAAATCGCTATAATTCTCTTAATCAGAAACATATAAAGCCTGTTAGTCAACAATCTTCCGATGGATTTGTACAAGTAATCTCCAAAACAGTTCAATCAAATATTGAAATTGTTTTAAGCCAAAAGCAAGCCATTTCTATCAATAACGAAGCTGCATCAACTCAAATAGAATCAATTACCTTTGAAGGGCAAGCTTTTAATGAGTTTAGTGTTCTTGCAAAAGAAAATGATACAGTTACTCACGAAAAAATTACAAGCATATATACCTCAAAAGATAATGGAGTTATAAATGCAAAAAAATCTTCTGAAACAGAATTAGACAGCACATCTACCTATAATCAACTTTTTGAATCTCATTCCATAGCTTGGGAAAGCCTTTGGAAAACTTATGATATTCAAATTGATGGAGACCGTTTAAGTCAAAAACTTATTCGTTTGCACACCTATCATATGCTCGCCTCGGCATCTCCACACAATACTAATATTGACGCGAGTGTAACTGCTCGCGGTTTACACGGCGAAGCTTATCGCGGACATATTTTTTGGGACGAGCTATTTATACTCCCATTCTATAGTTTACGATCGCCAGAAATAGCAAAAAGTTTATTGATGTATCGTTACAGAAGACTGAATGAGGCAAAAAAATACGCAAAAGAATTTGGGTATAAAGGTGCTATGTTCCCTTGGCAAAGCGGTAGCAATGGTCGAGAAGAAACTCAAACAGTACATTTAAATCCATTAACCGGCAAGTGGGGAGACGACTACAGCTCTTTACAACGCCATGTTTCATTGGCAATAGCATACAATATTTGGGAATATTTCAATAGTACAAACGACACTGCATTTATGGAAGAAGCAGGAGCTGAAATGTTTCTCGAAATCTGTCGCTTCTGGGTTTCCAAATCAAAGAAGAATACGAATACCGGTCGTTACAGTATAGACGAAGTTATGGGACCTGATGAATTTCACGAGCATGCCAAAAATAGTTCAAAAGGTGGATTGAAAGATAATGCCTATACCAATATTATGGTTTCGTGGATGCTTGAAAAAAGCAAAACTATTCTATTGAGCATTGCCTGTGAAATTGAAGATAGTTTATTAGAGAAACTCGGTATTCAATATCAAGAATTATTGCTTTGGGATGATATTTCCAAGAAATTAAATCTTGTAATTTCTGAGGATGGAATTATTGCTCAATTTGATGGCTATTTTGAGTTAAAAGAACTCGATTGGGATGCTTATCGCGAAAAGTATAAAAATATATACCGTATGGATCGCATTTTAAAATCAGAAGGCAAATCAGCCGATGATTATAAAGTAGCCAAGCAAGCCGATACTTTAATGACTTTTTATAACCTTTCGGAAGGCGAAGTAAATAAAATCCTGAGCCGTTTAGGCTATTCTCTCCCCAAAGATTATTTAAGTCGGAATTTGCATTATTATTTGAAACGTACTTCACACGGTTCATCACTTTCTCGTGTTGTTCATGGTCAGCTTGCTCAATTAATTAATGACGAAACGCTTAGCTGGCAACTTTATAAAGAAGCTTTAGGAAGCGATTTTGTGGATATTCAAGGAGGGACAACAGGCGAAGGCGTTCACACAGGCGTTATGGCAAGTACAGTAATGTTAGCTATTACTACCTATGCCGGAATTAATTTACACGGCGATATCCTCGAAATTAATCCACGTCTTCCAAAGCATTGGAATAAAATTACTTTTAGTATAAAATTCAAAGAAGTTAAATATAAATTTACCATTTCTAATAACTCTACTCACATAGAGACTGATAAAGAAGTGACCGTCAAGCTAAATGGTAAAGATAAAATCATAGGAAAATAAAACGTTGAAATAAATTATAGTATTTTTATCAAAGATAAATTTTAAAATTATGTTAGGTGACGTATTAATAATTACAGAAAAGCATTTGAAAGCAGCCGAAGGAATTATAAAGGAAATCTTAGCCAAAAAGAAAGATAAATTTATTATTGGAATATCAGGCGAAAGTGGAAGTGGGAAATCGGAATTAGCACATACTGTTGCCAAAGGTTTACGAAAACACGGTATTATTGCCAAACCCTTGCATATCGACAATTACTATAATATTCTTCCTCTTGAGAGAACCCAATGGAGAACAGAGAATGGAATAGAAAAAGTTGTTGGATATAACGAATACGACTGGGATACTATTTATCGTAATATTAAAGAGTTTAAGGAAGGAAAAAGTTCAACCGGACCTTGTGTTGATTTAGTTACCGAGCAAGTTGATCAATTAACAACAGATTATAGCCAAGTAGATATGCTAATTATTGATGGCCTGTATTCCATTAAAACTGAAGGTGTTGATCTTGCCATTTTTATCGAACTCACCTATCACGAAACAAAAAAAGCTCAAGTTGTTCGAGGAAAAGAACCACAAAACGAATACAGAGCTAGAGTTTTAGAACAAGAGCACAAAATGGTTCAAGCTCTAAAACCAAGAGCTGATCTATTAATAAATATGGACTATCAGCTTGTAAAAGCTTAATTTCTACATTTTGTCAAAGTTTGCCATTTATCAAGTTCTAATACGAAGTTTTGGGAATTCAAATACTCAACCAATAGTTAATGGAACTATTGAAGAGAATGGCTGTGGAAAGTTAAATGATTTTACAAATAATGCCCTCAAAAGCATTAAAGAACTTGGCGTTACACATATTTGGTATACCGGAATTATTCGGCATTCAACCACAACTGTTTATCCGGAAATTCCTTCAAACAATCCAAGTATAGTAAAAGGAAAAGCAGGCTCGCCTTATGCCATAACAGACTATTACGATGTGCATCCTGATTTGGCAGAGAATGTTTCCAATCGAATGCTCGAATTTGAGGAATTGCTCGAGCGAACGCATAAACAAGGTCTGAAAGCCATTATCGACTTTGTTCCCAACCATTTAGCGCGAGATTACAAAAGTATTATGCACCCAAATGGAACTGAGGATTTTGGTGAAACAGATAATCCTAATATAGGTTTCCATACTCAAAACAACTTTTATTATTTGCCAAATGAATCGCTAAAACTACCTTTTCCCTCAAACTATAAAGAAAACCCGGCAAAAGTTAGTGGCAACGATGTTTTCAATGCTTTTCCACAAAAGCACGATTGGTATGAAACCATCAAATTAAATTACGGAATTGATTACCAGGGAGGAAATACAAAACACTTCCATCCTACTCCAAAAACTTGGACAATGATGTGCGATGTGCTTTTGTACTGGGCTGCAAAAGGCATTGATGGTTTTAGATGCGATATGGCGGAAATGGTTCCGGTTGAATTTTGGAAATGGGTAATACCGCAAGTAAAAGAAGTAAATCCAAACGTAATTTTCATCGCAGAAATCTATAATCCAAGCCTTTACAAAAGCTATACCCAAATTGGAGGCTTTGATTACTTATACGATAAAGTTAGTTTATACGATAGTTTACGTTCGATAATTGAAGGCAAAAACTCTGCTGAGATATTAAGTTCCGTTTGGCAAAAGTTAGATGGTCTCGATAATAAAATGCTCCGCTTTTTGGAAAACCACGATGAACAACGTATTGCTAGTCGATTTTTTGCAGAAAATCCCACGAAAGCAATTCCTGCATTTTTCCTAACAGCAACAATGCATCAAAACCCTTTTCTGATTTATTTTGGTCAAGAATTTGGTGAGTCAGCAAAGGGAGAAAGCGGCTTTAGTGGCGATGACGGTAGAACTAGCCTTTTTGATTACTGGCCAGTTCCAAGCATTCAAAAATGGATATTCGATGCAAAATTTGAAATTAAAAAGCTTTCTATAGAAACACAGAAATTATTTCAGCACTATAAAACCATTACTGAGTTTAGTCTTAGCGAAGAAGCAATAATTAATGGTAATTTTTACGATTTAATGTGGTATAATAAAGATAATCCCAATTTTAACTCTAAATCGATATTTGCTTTTTTAAGAACGACTAAAAACCAAAAACTTATTTGCCTATGTAATTTCTCTGCTGAAAAACAATCAATAAAACTTAAGATTCCGCAACATGCTTTCGAATTTTGTGATATTAAAGAGGCTAAGCTTTTAAATTTTGTTTTCTCCGATTATTTTACAGATATCACCTTAAATACTAACGGATTAGAAATAATTGAAAAAGGAGTAAATTTAGAATTGTCAGCTTATTCGTATAACGCTTATCAATTCTAAAAATTTATGCTTAATTTTAAAATCAAAATCTATAAGAGATAAAATAGTTTCAATGTCAAAATCGGAAATACCAAAATTAACAATTATCGAACAAGACCCTTGGTTAGAGCCTGTTCAAGAAGACATTTATGCTCGTTATCAACGCTTTATTGATAAAGGAAAAAGCATCATAAAACAATCGGGCAGCTTACAAAAATTTGCTTCTGCTTATACCTATTTTGGTATTCATTTTGATAAAAAAGAAAATGCTTGGATTTATAGAGAATGGGCTCCGGCTGCTAAAGGATTGTTTTTAATTGGAGATTTTAATAATTGGGAATATTTTACGCACCCTTTACAAAATATCGGGAATGGAATTTGGGAAATAAAATTATCTAACAAAAAGTATAAAGAAACTTTTGTACATCAAAGTAAAATAAAAGTAGTTGTACAAACAGAGGAAAATACTCTTCCACGAATTCCCGCCTATATTACTCGAGTTATTCAAAATGAAAACACAAAAGATTTTGCCGGACAACTTTGGTTTCCAGAAAAAGAATATCAATGGAAATCTAAATCGTTTTCATCAGTAAATAAGAATAACTTATTTATTTATGAATGCCATATAGGGATGGCCCAAGAAAAAGAAGCTGTTGGAAGCTATAAAGAATTTACAGAAAATATTCTACCTCTAATAAAAGAAAAAGGCTATAATGCTATCCAGATAATGGCCTTGGCAGAGCATCCTTATTACGGCTCTTTTGGTTATCACGTAAGTAATTTCTTTGCACCTTCATCTCGGTTTGGGACTCCTGAAGATTTAAAAGAACTCATTGATGAAGCCCATCTGCTTGGGATTACTGTAATTATGGATATCGTTCATTCTCATACAGTTAAAAATACAAACGAAGGGATTAACAACTTTGACGGAAGCGGACATCAATATTTTCATGAGGGAGAAAGGGGGAATCATCCCCTTTGGGATTCTAAGCTTTTTGATTATGGAAAAACCGAAGTCTTACAATTCCTTTTGTCAAATATCTCCTACTGGATGAATGAATTTAAAGTGGATGGTTTTAGATTTGACGGTGTAACTTCAATGTTATATTTTCATCACGGAATAGGTGTCGACTTTGGCGATAGAGATGGTTATTTTACTAAAGGAGTAGAATATGATGCTCTCACCTATTTACAATTAGCAAAC
This window encodes:
- a CDS encoding beta-phosphoglucomutase family hydrolase, whose amino-acid sequence is MSKLNFKAVIFDLDGVITKTALVHAAAWKKMFDDYLKSREERFNETFKPFTHTNDYLPYVDGKPRYKGVADFLSSRNIELPYGNPSDAPEKETICGLGNKKNDAFNEVLDKEGVEVYQSTVDFMHFLKENGIGIGVASSSKNCRKVLIKAGLMDLVETVVDGTDSVKLNLKGKPEADIFTTAADNLGIAYHESIVFEDAVSGVQAGKAGNFGLVLGLAREKNIQELKAAGADIVVEDFDDLKVEGLIEWFENGLDQEAWSIAYHEYDIGKEKSRESLLTVGNGYFGTRGAMEEVSADEKHYPGTYIAGLYNRLKSPVGDREVENEDFVNIPNWTSIQFKIDDGDWWNYKTAKFSEYTKKLNLKTGVFSKELIVDLSDGKKIKIESSRFASMDNPHLGAIKYSITPLNFSGKITFRSGIDGAIENRGVNRYNSLNQKHIKPVSQQSSDGFVQVISKTVQSNIEIVLSQKQAISINNEAASTQIESITFEGQAFNEFSVLAKENDTVTHEKITSIYTSKDNGVINAKKSSETELDSTSTYNQLFESHSIAWESLWKTYDIQIDGDRLSQKLIRLHTYHMLASASPHNTNIDASVTARGLHGEAYRGHIFWDELFILPFYSLRSPEIAKSLLMYRYRRLNEAKKYAKEFGYKGAMFPWQSGSNGREETQTVHLNPLTGKWGDDYSSLQRHVSLAIAYNIWEYFNSTNDTAFMEEAGAEMFLEICRFWVSKSKKNTNTGRYSIDEVMGPDEFHEHAKNSSKGGLKDNAYTNIMVSWMLEKSKTILLSIACEIEDSLLEKLGIQYQELLLWDDISKKLNLVISEDGIIAQFDGYFELKELDWDAYREKYKNIYRMDRILKSEGKSADDYKVAKQADTLMTFYNLSEGEVNKILSRLGYSLPKDYLSRNLHYYLKRTSHGSSLSRVVHGQLAQLINDETLSWQLYKEALGSDFVDIQGGTTGEGVHTGVMASTVMLAITTYAGINLHGDILEINPRLPKHWNKITFSIKFKEVKYKFTISNNSTHIETDKEVTVKLNGKDKIIGK
- a CDS encoding alpha-amylase — its product is MYQVLIRSFGNSNTQPIVNGTIEENGCGKLNDFTNNALKSIKELGVTHIWYTGIIRHSTTTVYPEIPSNNPSIVKGKAGSPYAITDYYDVHPDLAENVSNRMLEFEELLERTHKQGLKAIIDFVPNHLARDYKSIMHPNGTEDFGETDNPNIGFHTQNNFYYLPNESLKLPFPSNYKENPAKVSGNDVFNAFPQKHDWYETIKLNYGIDYQGGNTKHFHPTPKTWTMMCDVLLYWAAKGIDGFRCDMAEMVPVEFWKWVIPQVKEVNPNVIFIAEIYNPSLYKSYTQIGGFDYLYDKVSLYDSLRSIIEGKNSAEILSSVWQKLDGLDNKMLRFLENHDEQRIASRFFAENPTKAIPAFFLTATMHQNPFLIYFGQEFGESAKGESGFSGDDGRTSLFDYWPVPSIQKWIFDAKFEIKKLSIETQKLFQHYKTITEFSLSEEAIINGNFYDLMWYNKDNPNFNSKSIFAFLRTTKNQKLICLCNFSAEKQSIKLKIPQHAFEFCDIKEAKLLNFVFSDYFTDITLNTNGLEIIEKGVNLELSAYSYNAYQF
- a CDS encoding alpha amylase C-terminal domain-containing protein — encoded protein: MPKLTIIEQDPWLEPVQEDIYARYQRFIDKGKSIIKQSGSLQKFASAYTYFGIHFDKKENAWIYREWAPAAKGLFLIGDFNNWEYFTHPLQNIGNGIWEIKLSNKKYKETFVHQSKIKVVVQTEENTLPRIPAYITRVIQNENTKDFAGQLWFPEKEYQWKSKSFSSVNKNNLFIYECHIGMAQEKEAVGSYKEFTENILPLIKEKGYNAIQIMALAEHPYYGSFGYHVSNFFAPSSRFGTPEDLKELIDEAHLLGITVIMDIVHSHTVKNTNEGINNFDGSGHQYFHEGERGNHPLWDSKLFDYGKTEVLQFLLSNISYWMNEFKVDGFRFDGVTSMLYFHHGIGVDFGDRDGYFTKGVEYDALTYLQLANKLIKEINPNAISIAEDVSGMPGLCNPIEDGGIGFDYRLGMGIPDYWIKLLKEKKDQDWSMWELWDQMTNRNWQSKTIAYAESHDQALVGDKTLAFRLMDKEMYFSMSKNIDNPIIDRGIALLKLIRMFTLSLGGEAYLNFMGNEFGHPEWIDFPREGNNWSYKHAQRLWSLSKRDDLKYSFLNNFDKAMLEFSSQNNIMCALPPQQLWVDEWHKIIVFERNNLIFIFNFHIDLSPIDYAIPITYEGAYELIFNSDNSEYGGFSRIERNTTFYAKRKKEKILLRYYSPNRSMQVLKRQN